In one window of Pseudoalteromonas xiamenensis DNA:
- a CDS encoding sugar ABC transporter substrate-binding protein → MFNVLKKSITLLALVISVVSNAFANSASLSVAVGIENYDFKPFFNEFTHKTGIQIEVMAFENNELKSQLLQKANSASLPDVVIVPSDYLGLEQLQFSTIPDNWLNQALNPKARESTKHGSGYKGIPFIFGNHLLLYYNKKWIKEPPRTWTELFNLAPKLPLGKELIAWNYFEMYWFAAFYNSFDEPLIRAGYATIDPEAMISSLLMYDELKQKSHLDIECNYSCMVEKFESGNVAMVINGSWIFNKWMDKMGEDIGVANLPAYHTRPMRSFYSPHVIAFPNEGIEGKKKALLKAFSQFIQSSQVQNQVWARLHTLPVRQDTLDKLSHNDSNLQLLIDGLENTVALPNDTAMAYVWEAMLKGITRYEAGIMNAAQAADYMQYVTNKSINHAKQKHSN, encoded by the coding sequence ATGTTTAACGTACTTAAAAAATCAATTACGCTGTTGGCGTTAGTTATCTCAGTAGTTAGCAATGCTTTTGCAAATAGTGCTAGTTTGTCTGTTGCAGTCGGCATTGAAAATTATGATTTCAAACCATTTTTTAATGAATTCACGCACAAAACAGGCATCCAAATTGAAGTGATGGCCTTTGAAAATAACGAACTAAAATCCCAACTGCTACAAAAAGCCAATTCCGCTTCGTTACCGGATGTCGTCATTGTTCCCTCTGATTATTTGGGTTTAGAGCAACTGCAATTTTCAACGATTCCAGACAACTGGCTAAATCAGGCACTTAATCCCAAAGCGCGAGAAAGTACAAAACATGGTTCTGGTTACAAGGGGATCCCTTTTATCTTTGGCAATCATCTGCTGCTGTATTACAACAAAAAGTGGATTAAGGAACCACCGAGGACATGGACTGAACTATTTAATCTTGCGCCAAAATTACCACTAGGTAAGGAGCTTATTGCTTGGAACTACTTTGAAATGTATTGGTTTGCGGCATTTTATAACTCCTTTGATGAGCCACTAATCCGCGCTGGGTATGCCACTATTGATCCAGAAGCGATGATCTCAAGCCTACTGATGTATGATGAGCTGAAACAAAAATCCCATTTAGACATTGAATGTAATTACAGCTGTATGGTGGAAAAATTTGAATCAGGAAATGTCGCCATGGTGATTAATGGCTCATGGATATTCAATAAATGGATGGACAAAATGGGCGAAGACATTGGCGTCGCGAATTTACCCGCATATCATACAAGACCCATGCGCTCGTTCTATTCTCCTCATGTTATTGCTTTTCCTAATGAGGGCATTGAGGGCAAAAAGAAAGCATTACTCAAGGCCTTTTCTCAGTTTATACAATCTTCTCAAGTTCAAAATCAGGTCTGGGCGCGCCTTCATACTTTACCGGTTCGACAAGACACACTAGATAAATTGTCCCATAATGACAGCAATTTACAATTGCTCATCGATGGCTTAGAGAATACAGTAGCCTTACCAAATGATACGGCTATGGCGTATGTGTGGGAAGCCATGCTGAAAGGGATCACCCGATATGAAGCTGGAATTATGAATGCAGCCCAAGCAGCGGATTACATGCAGTACGTTACAAACAAGTCAATAAACCATGCAAAACAAAAGCATAGCAACTGA
- a CDS encoding flavohemoglobin expression-modulating QEGLA motif protein: MPSNPTAYQQNLKTLSDRLVAIQQPIRILDAIKWPPHWREEFFAKGEKTPPPADKAYYQSIPLDFDLNTVKGELKSLLADIKKTLGKKDALGLILQDTTQQYLQVMDLIKDRGTTGFIDHSRALYGSAHDHLIGDRRSLKEVGEHLCGIFHLPAAKHISFAQPKLYDAPKSVEILQSKLDTYFTRHNVQVKLSDGIVSDAAAGGDSIKLNSRSSFSDRDLRVLEVHEGWVHVGTTLNGRAQPYATWLGVGSPRIAAHQEGLAVLMETLTFASFPARARRISDRVTAIHMAEEGADFLDVYRHFVNVGLSKNDSYAVAQRVFRGGRVDGGSAFTKDLSYVRGFVENLNFIHSAISAGRPELIPMLFVGKLNLHDIPALYGAYLDGTIEAPMYVPDMFSDLNGLYVWFGFANGMHLIDMKRVQNHFIDLFKDIPKVCPTTMSLNGGSRYRMVSACFVG; the protein is encoded by the coding sequence ATGCCGAGCAATCCGACCGCTTATCAACAAAACCTTAAAACACTTTCAGACCGTCTAGTTGCAATTCAACAGCCAATTCGAATTCTAGATGCCATAAAATGGCCCCCACATTGGCGTGAAGAGTTTTTTGCGAAAGGGGAGAAAACACCGCCACCTGCTGACAAAGCGTATTACCAGTCAATTCCATTAGACTTTGACTTAAATACAGTTAAAGGTGAGTTGAAAAGCTTATTAGCGGACATAAAAAAAACGCTAGGTAAAAAAGATGCGCTCGGATTGATATTGCAAGACACAACACAGCAGTACTTGCAGGTCATGGACTTAATTAAGGACCGGGGCACCACTGGGTTTATCGATCACAGTCGCGCATTATATGGGTCCGCGCACGACCATTTGATTGGCGATCGCCGTTCGCTAAAAGAGGTGGGGGAACATCTTTGTGGCATTTTCCACTTACCCGCAGCAAAACACATTTCGTTCGCCCAACCGAAATTGTACGATGCACCGAAAAGCGTCGAGATCCTGCAAAGTAAATTGGATACCTACTTCACCCGTCATAATGTTCAAGTCAAGCTATCTGATGGCATAGTGTCGGATGCTGCTGCCGGTGGTGACAGCATTAAACTCAACTCCCGCTCGTCATTTTCAGATCGAGATTTACGCGTGCTGGAGGTGCATGAAGGCTGGGTCCATGTTGGTACAACCTTGAACGGTCGCGCTCAACCTTATGCTACGTGGCTTGGTGTGGGGTCTCCGCGCATCGCCGCACACCAAGAGGGGCTTGCCGTGCTTATGGAAACACTCACCTTCGCTAGTTTTCCAGCCAGAGCAAGAAGGATCAGTGACCGTGTTACTGCTATCCACATGGCAGAAGAAGGTGCAGACTTTTTAGATGTTTACCGTCACTTTGTGAACGTTGGACTCAGTAAAAATGACAGTTACGCCGTTGCTCAGCGTGTATTCCGAGGCGGTAGAGTCGATGGCGGTTCGGCCTTTACGAAAGATCTCTCGTACGTCAGAGGTTTCGTTGAGAACCTCAATTTTATTCACAGCGCCATTTCTGCAGGCCGCCCAGAACTCATTCCAATGTTGTTTGTTGGTAAATTGAATTTACACGATATTCCGGCTCTCTATGGCGCCTATTTAGATGGGACAATTGAGGCGCCAATGTATGTTCCAGATATGTTTAGCGATTTGAACGGACTCTATGTCTGGTTTGGGTTTGCAAACGGCATGCATTTAATTGACATGAAACGAGTGCAAAATCACTTTATTGACTTGTTTAAAGATATACCTAAAGTGTGTCCAACGA
- a CDS encoding ATP-binding protein has protein sequence MQNKSIATEFKLKIGGFILLLFTAEIFYFAYASYKQAEDVAIENVSRRAYGLKYDIKNQITELSYLLVPLMDNKVLADSPNNLLYTQFALKQLTDLVKDNSLVKSAFIADGSPYITDGYPLHTLRWGITEISQLSEDIILSKKPNLGIRAIIFPPQQLQDANSENGKLLFVIPLREALQSLVRPYRYTGALFVEVDLDAVIANASHEKSNLSEHLTIESNQQVWFEKGKPFTDSFSQSISLFENTDNTWPNATINVQHSKSIYTERFVHSLYLTVFISIIDLLLVVWFLNYFGRRLIQPLKRLEKQCHDFSTGNFKKSQDAVHFSELQTLQDTFNDMADKLDEHVSNLRLAKQKAELSEQAKSLFLANMSHEIRTPMNGILGTFQLLAEVEHDPENKELVDTGLVSAKSLLHLLNDILDFSKMEAGKLSFEYVVYDLKLLFEEVCIEFKDVSKNKQVPIKLNVDEDFEVLRKVDTLRIKQILRNLLSNALKFTHEGDVRISLKGTEEKVEFSIQDSGIGMSEAQLGRLFNRFSQADTSTTRKYGGTGLGLSIIKQLIELMNGEVTVQSEEGKGTTFKVCLPFKRETQQVKKIADAVVPPDLTGKTLLLAEDNRINQTVFCAMVKKTGAEILIANDGVEAVAIAQKYYVDAIFMDIQMPNLDGVGACNQLIEQGFKKPIIALTANVMAKDVEYYLNNHFADCVGKPIEIQALYKSIYSHIPTSS, from the coding sequence ATGCAAAACAAAAGCATAGCAACTGAGTTTAAGCTGAAAATAGGCGGATTTATATTACTGCTCTTTACCGCGGAGATATTCTATTTTGCTTATGCTTCCTACAAACAAGCAGAAGACGTTGCCATTGAAAACGTCTCTCGGCGCGCCTATGGTCTTAAGTACGATATTAAAAACCAAATTACCGAGCTGAGTTATTTGCTCGTCCCGTTGATGGACAACAAAGTTCTCGCAGATTCGCCCAATAATTTGCTCTATACCCAATTTGCTTTAAAACAGCTTACCGATCTGGTTAAAGACAATAGCCTGGTAAAAAGTGCCTTTATTGCTGATGGTTCGCCTTACATTACCGATGGTTATCCATTGCATACCCTACGCTGGGGCATTACTGAAATCTCGCAGCTCAGCGAAGACATTATTTTGTCAAAAAAGCCTAACTTAGGTATTCGTGCCATCATTTTCCCACCTCAACAATTACAAGATGCCAATTCTGAAAATGGAAAATTGCTGTTTGTTATCCCGCTTCGTGAAGCGCTTCAATCGCTCGTACGGCCTTATCGTTATACAGGCGCTCTATTCGTTGAAGTCGATTTGGATGCTGTTATTGCAAATGCCTCGCATGAAAAAAGCAACCTAAGCGAACACTTAACCATCGAATCAAACCAGCAAGTGTGGTTTGAAAAAGGCAAGCCATTTACCGACAGTTTTTCGCAATCCATCAGTCTTTTTGAAAATACAGATAATACTTGGCCGAACGCCACGATTAATGTGCAACATTCAAAAAGTATTTATACTGAACGCTTTGTACATTCTCTTTACTTAACGGTATTCATCAGCATCATTGATTTGTTGCTTGTTGTATGGTTTTTGAATTACTTCGGTCGACGTTTAATCCAGCCATTGAAACGCTTAGAAAAGCAATGTCACGATTTTTCCACTGGCAACTTTAAGAAATCGCAAGATGCTGTGCATTTTAGTGAACTGCAAACTTTGCAAGATACCTTCAATGACATGGCCGACAAGCTTGATGAACATGTATCGAATTTAAGGCTGGCAAAACAAAAGGCCGAACTTTCTGAGCAAGCGAAATCACTGTTCTTAGCGAACATGAGCCACGAAATTCGCACACCGATGAATGGAATTTTGGGCACATTTCAACTGCTTGCTGAGGTTGAACACGATCCGGAAAATAAAGAACTCGTCGATACAGGTCTGGTTTCAGCCAAATCGTTATTACATTTACTCAACGACATTTTAGACTTTTCCAAAATGGAAGCAGGGAAGTTATCATTTGAATACGTTGTCTATGATTTAAAACTCCTTTTCGAAGAGGTGTGCATCGAGTTCAAGGACGTTTCTAAAAACAAACAAGTTCCAATCAAGCTAAATGTCGATGAAGACTTTGAAGTTTTACGCAAAGTTGACACACTTAGGATAAAACAAATTCTTCGGAATCTCTTATCTAACGCCCTGAAGTTCACGCACGAAGGTGACGTCAGAATTTCACTCAAGGGCACAGAAGAAAAAGTAGAATTCTCGATACAAGATTCTGGCATCGGGATGTCTGAAGCTCAGCTCGGACGATTATTTAATCGATTTTCGCAGGCAGACACGTCTACCACTCGAAAATATGGCGGCACAGGCCTTGGTCTTTCTATCATCAAGCAACTTATTGAACTGATGAATGGCGAAGTAACGGTGCAAAGTGAAGAAGGTAAAGGGACGACGTTTAAAGTATGCCTGCCATTCAAACGCGAAACTCAACAAGTTAAAAAAATAGCTGATGCAGTTGTTCCTCCAGACTTAACAGGAAAAACGCTGTTACTCGCGGAAGATAACAGAATCAACCAAACCGTATTCTGCGCAATGGTCAAAAAGACAGGAGCGGAGATTTTGATTGCCAATGACGGTGTAGAAGCCGTTGCTATCGCCCAAAAATATTATGTTGATGCTATTTTCATGGACATACAAATGCCGAATTTGGACGGTGTTGGCGCGTGTAACCAACTTATCGAACAAGGCTTCAAGAAACCGATTATTGCATTAACCGCAAACGTTATGGCGAAAGACGTCGAGTATTATTTAAACAATCACTTTGCAGACTGCGTTGGTAAGCCAATCGAGATACAAGCACTCTATAAATCTATCTATAGTCATATTCCGACAAGCTCTTAA
- a CDS encoding GFA family protein, producing the protein MDNLKVFNATRGQCLCGQVKYELNGEASSFHLCYCSRCRHSTGSAHAANVFTKPEAIKWVCGEEQIKRFELAQAKSFAKQFCQNCAGAVPYLNKAGTFLVVPAGSLVDEIAFDPDDRIFTDSKAKWTECIFELPTFERYPDKF; encoded by the coding sequence ATGGATAACTTAAAAGTGTTTAACGCAACACGCGGCCAGTGTCTTTGCGGGCAAGTCAAATATGAATTGAACGGCGAAGCTTCTTCCTTTCATTTATGCTATTGCAGTCGATGTCGTCACAGCACGGGGTCAGCGCATGCGGCGAACGTGTTTACAAAGCCTGAAGCAATTAAATGGGTCTGTGGTGAGGAGCAAATTAAACGTTTTGAACTCGCACAGGCAAAGTCATTTGCAAAGCAGTTTTGCCAGAATTGCGCAGGCGCAGTACCGTATTTAAATAAAGCCGGTACGTTCCTTGTTGTTCCTGCGGGTTCTTTGGTCGATGAGATTGCGTTTGACCCTGATGACCGCATATTTACGGACTCAAAAGCAAAATGGACAGAATGTATTTTCGAGCTACCCACATTTGAACGTTATCCAGACAAATTTTGA